A stretch of DNA from Brevinematia bacterium:
TATAAGACTATATAAGGATGAGGTAAGGAATTTCGCTTTTTTTGAACCATTCGTGGAGTTTAAAGTAACCTCAAAGAAAAGTGTAGGTATTGAAGTGCCACCAATACAGCCTGAGTTATACAAGTTGTTTGAGTAAACTATGCTATTATCTTTGCATCTTCAAATGCATAAATAAGCTCAGGAATTGATGACACCCTCGTCAAGTTCTCTACCTTAGGAAGTAGGGGTTTATTGTTTGGTAGGTTAAGAATTTTTCTAAGTTGTTTGACGGGTATGTCTTTCATAAATCTTGACAGAGTTTTGCGGTTCAAGATTTTTGTTTTGATATCAACCAAAATTGCCTTCATTTTCAGCAACCTAGCTGGGAGTATATCATTTTCTATTGAGTTGCCTATAACTATTACATTTTCTTCCGGAATTTTCTCATCCTCAAGTATCCTAAGAAGTATTCTTTTTGAAGGCTTTTGGTACATAGATGGGAATTCAACTATATCACACATCAGAGAAGAGACATTATTGCAAATGCTATGAAACCAGATTCCTTCAGGAGAGTCTTCATTTTCATAACCTTGATCTTCTCCCGAGAAACTATCTTGGAGGCAGTATATGACGTCAAAGTATTTATCTATCTCAAAAAGCTTTATTCTCTGCTTTACCACTCTCGCTGGCGAATTCGTTAGACCTATTATTCCTATCTTGGATTCCTTAAAGTTCTTCAAAAGGGTTATTGATCCCGGAAAGAACTTTAGGTACCTCAGCCTAGCCTGATTGAACTTGGTCTTGATGGAATTTATAAGTGACACTCTAGCTCCATTATTTTCAAGAGACACAGGATTCCTCTTCAGCTCCTTTAGTAGCTCGTATGTAATGTAGGTATAGTCATTATTGACGAAGATTGAATTTTTCAGCTTTGAGATAAAAGCTGATAAAAAATATTCTTTGTCAATACCAAAAGTGTCACTAACGAGATTAGCAATGAACTCAGAGATATTGAGGTAATAATTTGCAAAGTCATAAAGAACGTTATCTAATTCCATTATCAAATGAACCTTTCTTTCTATCATTTCTCCCCCTTCTCCCATCTACCTTTCACCTTATTAAAAACAAATGACAACTTGTTTTTCAACTTTGCTTTACTTCTAAAACCTGAACTACACAAAACTAATCCATTATAGGACAACTTTTGCTTCTGATCTCCAGCCTAGGATATTTACAACTAAGCTAAAACAATACCTTCTGTGGTTTTGGAAGCATCGGAAATTTTACAATAAGACTAGGGTTTTGGATTGTAAGTTGTTAGCAGGAGGGAGTATTTTTTACTTTTTATTAGGAAGCTGGGGTAGGAAGATGTGTCTTGGAATTCCTGGAAAGGTGGTTGAGATAAGAGAAGATTCTTTCCCGCTTATGGGGAAGGTTGAGTTTGGAGGCGTGAGAAGAGAAGTGTGCTTAGAATATGTGTCTGACGTGAAGGTAGGTGAGTATGTTATAGTTCATGTTGGTTTTGCGATAAGTAAACTTGATGAAAGTGAGGCGCAGAAGGTGTTTGAGTATATTAAGGAGATTGGTGGTATTGAGAAAGAGTTGGGAGGTAGTGAATGAAATACATAGACGAATACAGAGACTCCGAAACAGCAAACAAGTATATTGATGAAATACGGAAGGTTGCTAAGGGGAACTGGGTGATAATGGAAATCTGCGGGGGTCAGACGCATACTATAGTTAAATTTGGTATAGATAAGCTTTTGCCCGAAAACATTGTATTTGTTCATGGTCCTGGTTGCCCTGTGTGCGTAACTTCTGTTGAGATCATAGACAAAGCGATAAAGATCTCTTCAATGCCCAATGTTGTTTTCTGCTCTTTTGGAGATATGCTGAGGGTTCCGGGGACGGAGAAAGACCTTTTCACAGTAAGGGAGGAAGGAGGTGATGTAAGGGTTGTCTATTCTCCGATGGATGCTCTCAAGATTGCTATAAAAA
This window harbors:
- a CDS encoding HAD hydrolase-like protein, which gives rise to MIERKVHLIMELDNVLYDFANYYLNISEFIANLVSDTFGIDKEYFLSAFISKLKNSIFVNNDYTYITYELLKELKRNPVSLENNGARVSLINSIKTKFNQARLRYLKFFPGSITLLKNFKESKIGIIGLTNSPARVVKQRIKLFEIDKYFDVIYCLQDSFSGEDQGYENEDSPEGIWFHSICNNVSSLMCDIVEFPSMYQKPSKRILLRILEDEKIPEENVIVIGNSIENDILPARLLKMKAILVDIKTKILNRKTLSRFMKDIPVKQLRKILNLPNNKPLLPKVENLTRVSSIPELIYAFEDAKIIA
- a CDS encoding HypC/HybG/HupF family hydrogenase formation chaperone, with the protein product MCLGIPGKVVEIREDSFPLMGKVEFGGVRREVCLEYVSDVKVGEYVIVHVGFAISKLDESEAQKVFEYIKEIGGIEKELGGSE
- the hypD gene encoding hydrogenase formation protein HypD, with amino-acid sequence MKYIDEYRDSETANKYIDEIRKVAKGNWVIMEICGGQTHTIVKFGIDKLLPENIVFVHGPGCPVCVTSVEIIDKAIKISSMPNVVFCSFGDMLRVPGTEKDLFTVREEGGDVRVVYSPMDALKIAIKSPDKEVVFFGIGFETTAPANAMAIYQAKRMGIKNFSMLVSHFLIPPAMEIILNSEHRKISGFLAPGHVCTVMGYTEYETVAKKYKVPIVVTGFEPLDILQGVLMLVKQLE